The DNA sequence TGTACTGCAACGGCATTCCGAGCGGTTCGGGGTTCTCCGGCTTTTCCCAGGCCTCGGTCCAGTCGTTGCGCAACATCCGGCAGGGCTTGCCCGTGAAGGATCGACTGCGAACGGTGTCACGGCTGCTGGCCGACACGTAGGCGGCCTGCTGAACGGCGGTGTTCTCCGACTCCTCGACCATCAGCCACTGCGAACCCGTCCAGGCTCCCTGGGTGCCGAGAGCGAGAGCGGCCGCGATCTGCTGGCCGCTGCCGATGCCGCCTGCGGCCAGAACCGGAATCGGCGCAACTTCTTTGACCACCTGCGGCCACAAGACGATGGATCCGACCTCGCCGCAATGGCCGCCGCCCTCACCGCCTTGGGCGATGATGATGTCCACGCCGGCGTCGGCATGCTTGCGGGCCTGCTTGGGTGACCCGCACAGCGCGGCGACCTTCCGGCCGGCCTCGTGGATGTGGGCGATCATGTCCGCGGGCGGTGTGCCGAGGGCATTTGCGATGAGGCTGACCTTGGGATGCTGGAGCGCGATCCCGACCTGAGGGGTCGCGGTGGCCTCGGTCCACCCCAGGAGCTGGAGCGAGTTCTCTTCGTCCTCGGGTAGCGGAACACCGTGGTCGAGGAGGATCTTGCGGCCGAAGTCGAGGGTTTCGGCCGGGACCATCGACTGCAACATGGACGTGAGTTCCTCGGCGGACAGGTTGGAGTCCATGCCCTCGTACTTGTTGGGGATCACGATGTCGACGCCATAGGGATGGTCACCGATGTGCTCATCGATCCAGTTGAGTTCGATCTCCAACTGTTCCGGGGTGAATCCGACCGCACCCAGCACCCCGAATCCGCCCGCCTTGCTCACGGCGACCACGACGTCGCGGCAGTGGGTGAACGCGAAGATGGGGAACTCGATGCCGAGATCGTCACAGATTGGGGTGTGCATGGTGTGCCTCGCAATGCCGGGTTTTCAACATGAACATGCTCCGAAATAGAACGTGTTCTAGTTGTGTACCCCGTCGCGCGACGGTTTACAACCCCAGGTTCCCGCGTCAGCTCAGATGCTCGGGCTGCGGTTGGGTCTTGTGACTCCAGTCCGATCCGGTCGAGTCCTGATCCGCGGCATTCTCGGCCGATCTGCCCTCGCCTGCGGGAA is a window from the Williamsia sp. DF01-3 genome containing:
- a CDS encoding nitronate monooxygenase; amino-acid sequence: MHTPICDDLGIEFPIFAFTHCRDVVVAVSKAGGFGVLGAVGFTPEQLEIELNWIDEHIGDHPYGVDIVIPNKYEGMDSNLSAEELTSMLQSMVPAETLDFGRKILLDHGVPLPEDEENSLQLLGWTEATATPQVGIALQHPKVSLIANALGTPPADMIAHIHEAGRKVAALCGSPKQARKHADAGVDIIIAQGGEGGGHCGEVGSIVLWPQVVKEVAPIPVLAAGGIGSGQQIAAALALGTQGAWTGSQWLMVEESENTAVQQAAYVSASSRDTVRSRSFTGKPCRMLRNDWTEAWEKPENPEPLGMPLQYMVSGMAVAATHRYPDQTVDVAFNPVGQVVGQFTKVEKSAAVIERWVQEYLDATTTLDQLNALT